The proteins below come from a single Drosophila miranda strain MSH22 chromosome Y unlocalized genomic scaffold, D.miranda_PacBio2.1 Contig_Y1_pilon, whole genome shotgun sequence genomic window:
- the LOC117190165 gene encoding uncharacterized protein LOC117190165, whose protein sequence is MTMFVMLLLVPLAMAQSINITQFGSKPGIYFERVGTSQLATTDWTIIVYYNLKPYWKDMNTFTMGTTKIGHLCTQLQLVDACTSMYQHFKHIEEDLQAENTLIARTRRQRAPLDIIGNIASSLFGVLDSTYAREMSETIAKVKDNEDHLLTLLKNQTSLIDSTINVIKRDEISNSKRLSRIEDFITESKGRADHFSAFQWYTTLSTQLTLLSANLQRMQAEIINVLTDIRHNTISPMLISPRQLKEQLEQIRDHLRPGQALPVTPDNMLMVYQMMKAEGTIIEDHAIIKVTFPLVSVNELEIYKLTAIPVPNKNGISMFEIKTPYMVINSHRDEFVELSETEFKNCHQRANNDFVCYNKQTMFSAETSCELQMFHNKTDSSCHLVNTKKSFLWLSMHKRNRWIFATKSSLKLSAVCADGISDIKLQHSGILIAEPGCIIRNSLMTVTSQSTLETTLQLSYARFGDSDLNETSTERSTKKVSRNNEKLNYEELYQMETNLLPPKSFKLPHNLETIDHHHIAIYIALLFIMIIVMIHLVKRWYTTRLPSQQRHTLSSSASEENAPRHPFTINIDNG, encoded by the coding sequence ATGACAATGTTTgtaatgttgttgctggtacCGTTAGCGATGGCACAGTCAATCAACATAACCCAGTTTGGATCAAAACCGGGTATATACTTTGAAAGAGTAGGAACCAGCCAACTTGCGACAACTGATTGGACCATCATTGTTTATTACAATTTAAAGCCCTATTGGAAAGACATGAACACATTCACCATGGGGACTACAAAAATTGGACATCTATGCACACAACTTCAACTAGTAGACGCATGCACCAGTATGTATCAGCACTTCAAACATATAGAAGAGGACCTGCAAGCTGAAAATACACTAATAGCAAGAACACGGAGGCAAAGGGCACCGCTGGACATCATTGGAAACATCGCAAGCAGTCTATTTGGCGTATTAGATtcaacatatgcccgagaaatGTCGGAAACTATAGCAAAGGTTAAGGATAACGAAGATCACCTATTAACCTTGCTTAAAAATCAAACATCATTGATTGACTCTACAATCAATGTGATAAAACGGGATGAAATCTCAAATTCCAAACGATTAAGTCGAATTGAGGATTTCATCACCGAGTCAAAGGGAAGGGCTGATCATTTTAGCGCCTTTCAATGGTACACTACGTTGTCTACTCAGTTGACTCTATTATCTGCAAATCTTCAACGAATGCAAGCAGAGATCATCAATGTCTTGACAGATATCCGACACAATACAATTAGCCCTATGCTAATATCCCCCCGACAACTTAAGGAACAACTGGAGCAGATACGGGATCATTTAAGGCCAGGACAAGCACTTCCAGTAACTCCCGACAATATGCTCATGGTGTACCAGATGATGAAAGCAGAAGGCACTATAATAGAGGATCATGCAATTATCAAGGTTACATTTCCATTAGTCTCAGTAAACGAACTGGAAATATACAAATTGACAGCGATTCCGGTGCCAAATAAAAATGGGATAAGCATGTTTGAAATAAAAACACCATATATGGTAATCAATAGCCACCGAGACGAATTCGTTGAACTATCAGAGACTGAATTCAAAAACTGTCATCAAAGAGCAAACAATGACTTTGTTTGctataataaacaaacaatGTTCTCAGCCGAAACAAGTTGTGAATTACAAATGTTTCACAACAAAACGGACTCATCATGTCACCTAGTCAAcacaaaaaaatcatttttatggTTGAGCATGCATAAAAGAAATCGATGGATTTTTGCAACAAAGTCATCATTAAAGCTATCAGCGGTATGTGCAGATGGCATTTCGGATATTAAGCTTCAACACTCAGGAATATTGATCGCCGAACCTGGATGCATCATTCGGAATTCGCTAATGACTGTCACAAGTCAGAGCACATTGGAAACTACTCTGCAGTTATCATACGCTCGGTTTGGAGATAGTGATCTCAACGAAACATCAACTGAACGTTCTACAAAGAAGGTTTCAAGGAACAATGAAAAACTGAACTACGAGGAGCTGTATCAAATGGAAACGAATCTGCTACCACCTAAAAGTTTCAAGTTACCCCACAATCTTGAAACCATTGATCATCATCATATTGCCATCTACATTGCACTGCTCTTCATCATGATCATTGTAATGATTCATCTGGTTAAAAGGTGGTACACAACAAGACTCCCTTCTCAGCAGAGACATACACTTAGCTCATCAGCTAGTGAAGAAAACGCACCAAGGCATCCGTTCACAATCAATATTGATAATGGTTGA